The nucleotide sequence TGGTCCGGATCGTCGACGAGGCTCCGGATCAGCGGGGTGAGGACTTTGATTGCGCGGCCGAAGCCCACCACCGTCGGCGGGTACGTGGCGAGATCCCGAGTGGAGAGATAACGGTACCCGTTGCACCAAATGGCGCGCCAACACCTGGCCGCAGTCTGCTCGTCCAAATGGTTGACGTCGCCTCCCGACGGGTCGTTGGCCGCATCGACGCCGACGGGAAGGCCTGCCGGAGCCGGAAGTACGACAGGAGTGGGGCGATCGCCGGAAGCGTTCACGTCGGATGCCTCGGCGTAGGATCGCCTAGTAGCCGACATGAGATCGTTGTGGTGGCGAGACGCGTCGAAGTTCTCCGATACCTGAAGTGCGCGATTGGTTGTCATAGGGATGCATCCTGCAGTCGGGGAAGCTACGGCACCGCGATCAGCCTTGAGGACGATCGCGATACTGATGTCTGCTGGATGCTGGCCCCCTGATTCATTATGACTCAGGGGCGTCGGCGCTGAAGCCTCTTGTATCGCTGCGATAGGCATGCGATCTCCAAGGCCGTACCGAGCCGTCGTGAATTCACGACGGAGTGGTGCAGCATCTCAGCCTGTTGCAAAGGGATGGCCGACAGTTCGTGCTTCGACGTCGGCGAGAGAAAGCGTCACCGGGGGCGTCCGAGTGCTAGTCGGACGTCACCCGGTGATCGCACCGGTCATGAATCCTTCATTGTCGATCTCCTGTCCTGCTCACGGTGCGGGAGGCACCGGCTATGCCCGGAAGATCCGGAACAGTGTCACACGTCGGATCGCCGGTGACATGCTCGTGTATGTTCGTCGTGATCTGTGTGCGTCAAGTCCGGATCTCGACCCAAAACCTTCGGTAAGCTTGGTTTTCCGCGATCCTTCGGACATGGATGCTGCAAGTTCGGAACGACAGGCTCATCTGAAACTTGCTTACGCCGGTCTTGCGTCAGCTTGGGGTGTGGCGGAGAGTTAGGCCTACAGTCCTATAATTGACTGTCGCGATCGAATGCGTGGGTCTCTCCCACCGCAAGTGGTCCGCTTACGGTAAAGGCTTCTGCGCATTGGTGAAAAGATAGGCCTATGGGTTCACCGACGACTGTGTCCGACGGTTCATGGGATTGAACCATCGCACGATGCCTGAAGCATCGTCACAGATCCGATCAAGAGGATACGAGATCAGCATCTCGGGCGTCGCAGCGCGTCCGAGCTCGCGTGATCACGAGTTTCGGACAACGAGTCGCATAGATTTTATATCCTATTTAGGAACATAAAGATTGCAGTCGGTTCGGGTTCGTCCAGGCGGTTTGGGAGGCCCGAGTTCTGGTCTTGGCTTCGGCATCATGCCACCGCAGGAGTGTCACGGCCGATGGGGCACTGCGGACCCATACCAGCGGGCGTGATGGAGGGCCGCTGGCTACACCCGACTTAAGGAAATCCGCCTCGATGCGTCGCATCAGAGGAGCCAGAACGGCGATTGCACACGCCGCGCCCTCGGGCGTGACGGCATAGAAGACCGGATCCCGGTCGCGGAGATGGGCGTAGCCGTTCAACCACAAGCGCCGCCAGGCTTCAGGCGTCAGAGTCCTTTGGGCCTGCGCCGCTCGGACGCCGACGATCTTCGGCCACACGGCATCGAAGACCTCCGGTCGAAAAACCCGAGGGTCGATGGAGCACGTGTCCTCGCGATCGGGGCCGTCGCCCTCGGATGGCCACGCCAATCTCGCCTGGGACCGGTCAGCCGTCGAGCTTCGAGTATCACCCCCACGTGAGACGGCTCCGCCGGGGAGTGCGGGTGAGCGGACCGCGCGTGGCTCCGGGATATCGTAGTCATACGGCATGAGGGATTCCTTCACTCCGCGAGTTGGCCGGTAGGTTCCGCCGGCGTGAGGCGGGTCTCCGCCTGGAAGCGCTCGTCCCGAGGAAGGCCGGGCGCGACGATGTCGAACGATCAGGGGGTAAGGACGCCGAGATGCGGACCCGGCGATCTGCACGGTTTCCTGTCTTGCCGTGCGTTCTCGCGAAGGTGATCCGCCGCTTCGGCGGCACGTGTGCAGTTAGAGGAACACGAGCGGGATGGCGGCGATCAGTCCGGTGACGAGGGCGAAGCCGAGGAGTATCAGCCACAAGCCCATGCGCGCGTTCCAGACGCGGAGCTCGTCTCGAACCGCGTCGATCGACTCGGCATTGAGATCGTAAACCAGCTGGGCGACGGCATCCGCCTGCTTGAGGGGAAGGCCAGACTGCACCAAGGTACGGAGCGCGTCGCGCTTCTGCGTGATCGTTTCCCGCATCGCCGTCAAATCCGGGTCGAGTAGCGGTCGTAGGCGCCGATCTCCGTGATCGGCACGTCAACGTCGGCTTCGTATATCTCGCGTCGGAGATACTGAATCTCCAGTGCGACCAGTTCCTCCGTGACTTCACGGTACCAAGCTGTCGGCCGACCGGGCTTCGCGATCTCGTTCCAACGATAACCGCGCGCGCGCAGCGAACGTATCCGGCCGAGCGGGCACCGCACCGCCCATACTTGATAGGTCGGCGCTTCGGCGGCGACGACGAGCCTCGCGAACGCGGTCGTCTCCGAGTTCGGCAGACGCTGCGCCAGAACCTCGATCGCGGCCGCGCAATCCTCCTGCGCACGGTTGAGCGAAGTAAAATAGCCGAGTTCCGCTAGCAGACGACCGAGCTTCGCTCCCCCGAAGCCCGCCTCCCGCCACGGGATCTGCGTGAGCGAGCATGCCCATCTCTTCCGTGCGAAGGCGGGTGTGATCTGCTCGGCGAACGGTCGATCGTGCTGGCCGTCGTGACTGCAGATCCAATCGACGTCGGCGAGCATCCGCTCGATCTCCGCGATGTCGAGCAGGCAGCCATCGACCATTCGTTGCGTGATACCCGTGAGCTTGGTCACCTCGGCCGAGATCGGCATGAAGGGCTGCTGGAACGAACTGTAAGGTTCCTGGACGTCGAGGATCCGTCCGTCGGCCGAGTACGTGAACGGGACCAGGGCGATCTCGATCAGTTCGTGCATTCCGGGGTCACGTCCCGTAGTTTCCAAGCCGAGGAAGATGCCGCGCCCCGCGACGGGTGGGAGGGCATCATCATGGGGATCGCGTCGCCTCAGACGACGCAGGACGCGGTAATGGCCCGACTGCTCCAGCAGGCAGGCGATGCGATCGAGAGGGAGGTCATTCGACATGGTTCGGCGCCACCGTTGGTTGCGACAAAACCAACATAGGTCGTTTTTCTGAAATCGCACATTTTGGGTGGTTTTGTGGTTAACAAATCGTTGGGATGTATTGATTTGTCGAATATAGAACCCGTGCAAGCCAGAGCAGCGCGCGCCATGCTCGCTTGGTCGCAGGATGAATTGGCGGATCGCGTCGGTGTGCTGCGGCGTGTCATTTCGGATTTCGAAAAAGGCAAAAGCCTTCCACATCAGGAAACCATGGATAGTATGTATAGAGTTTTTGTCGAGGCTGGCGTATCGTTCACGAGATCATCTGGAATGCTTGGCGTAAACATTACAGAAACGGCGAATTTCACGAATTGGCTGCATTCGATCTCTCCGAGAAAATGAGTTTTTCCAAGATCTCCTCACGGCGGTGACGAGCAGGGCGCGATGGCGCTTTCGCGTGCCCGAAGCTCCCGCAGCGAAGATCTCACGGTGCGGCCCGCCGCTGCGGCTCCTCGTGATCCGAGGCCATGGCGGGACGCTTCGTCGCCTGAGGATGCGTTCGACGCGCCGGCGGATGTGCACCGTGCGCACCTTCAGGATTCGCGACCGAGAATCGCAGCAGGCGAGTGGCGGAGGCGAGGCGGCGTCCTATTGGCGTGCCGACGGCGCTCCCGAACGGGTGACATGCGCCCTGTCTCGTTTCTTGCGAACGTTGAGTATCGGCGTCGACACGTGCACGCTTCGACCGTCGTCGCGCGCAAGCCCGATCGATCGCGTCGGCGACCGGCGGGCTGGCGCGGCCGATTTCCACGACCAGCCCGCCGATGGTCATGCCGGATAGGCGAACGTCCGCGACGGTTTTCCGGGTCACGGCGCCTTGTCCCAGACCTCGACCACGTTTCGCGCCGAACGGATGATACCGGCGCCCGACCCCTGGTTGCTTCGTTCGCTCGCGAGTTTGGATTGCACGAGTTCCAGTGCATCCATTCCCTCGTCCGTTCGTTATTCGAGCATGAAACATTCGGATCACGGACGCTACCCCTATCGTTCCATACAGGACCGGAAGGATTACAGTTGGCCTGACGGACGGAGGCTTGCAATATATATTGGTGTAAATTATGAGGTGTTCGATTTTACGGAAGGTCTCGGGGCAAAGCTGAGTCCCTCGCAGACGAGTCCGGACGTTCTGAATACGGGATGGCGGGATTATGGGAACCGCGTCGGG is from Methylobacterium radiodurans and encodes:
- a CDS encoding 3'-5' exonuclease; protein product: MSNDLPLDRIACLLEQSGHYRVLRRLRRRDPHDDALPPVAGRGIFLGLETTGRDPGMHELIEIALVPFTYSADGRILDVQEPYSSFQQPFMPISAEVTKLTGITQRMVDGCLLDIAEIERMLADVDWICSHDGQHDRPFAEQITPAFARKRWACSLTQIPWREAGFGGAKLGRLLAELGYFTSLNRAQEDCAAAIEVLAQRLPNSETTAFARLVVAAEAPTYQVWAVRCPLGRIRSLRARGYRWNEIAKPGRPTAWYREVTEELVALEIQYLRREIYEADVDVPITEIGAYDRYSTRI
- a CDS encoding helix-turn-helix transcriptional regulator; the protein is MGGFVVNKSLGCIDLSNIEPVQARAARAMLAWSQDELADRVGVLRRVISDFEKGKSLPHQETMDSMYRVFVEAGVSFTRSSGMLGVNITETANFTNWLHSISPRK